A window of the Deinococcus gobiensis I-0 genome harbors these coding sequences:
- a CDS encoding SpoIID/LytB domain-containing protein: MPGLFRVSSARLLLGLSLAASATLSASHALNVRVLVVSAPQVTVRTSAPATPGGLGPALPAPGPAAPQGNAWRVGAQGERLTLGGQDAGGATLYLPPTPGSTVEISGRTYRGGVLLRAARGGVQAINVVDVEDYLRGVVASEMPASWPAPALAAQAVIARTYVAARINPRADYDTCATESCQVYGGVAAEKAQTDAAIRATAGQVVSYGGKAASTYFSSDSGGYTASSAEVWGNPAPYLIAQADPFSAGGPRARWRLEIPLARVQDIAARYGVRVGALKSVAVTRQSSSGRPQEITFAGASGSAKVSGADAGGFIRSLGAGSSRAVLTGLNPLVVEGTGQGHGVGLSQYGALGLARQGYDHLHMLGFYYPGTVLSVLAGTGASPVQPRLAAAGPLPGLSAASEVLAAAPAVAAPACTPEQGEALRAGEAPPAPAWVSE; the protein is encoded by the coding sequence ATGCCAGGTCTTTTCCGCGTCTCGTCCGCCCGGCTGCTGCTGGGGCTGAGTCTGGCCGCCTCGGCCACCCTGTCCGCCTCTCACGCGCTCAACGTGCGGGTGCTGGTCGTTTCTGCCCCGCAGGTCACGGTACGGACCTCGGCTCCGGCCACGCCCGGCGGCCTGGGCCCGGCGCTGCCCGCACCCGGCCCGGCCGCGCCTCAGGGCAACGCCTGGCGGGTGGGCGCGCAGGGCGAGCGTCTCACGCTGGGGGGGCAGGACGCGGGCGGGGCCACGCTGTACCTCCCGCCCACGCCCGGCAGCACCGTCGAGATCTCCGGCAGGACCTACCGGGGCGGCGTGCTGCTGCGCGCGGCGCGCGGCGGCGTGCAGGCCATCAACGTGGTGGATGTCGAGGACTACCTGCGCGGCGTGGTCGCCTCCGAGATGCCCGCGAGCTGGCCTGCCCCCGCGCTGGCGGCCCAGGCGGTCATCGCGCGGACCTACGTCGCGGCGCGCATCAATCCCCGGGCGGACTACGACACCTGCGCCACCGAAAGCTGTCAGGTGTACGGCGGCGTGGCGGCCGAGAAAGCCCAGACCGACGCGGCCATCCGCGCCACCGCCGGGCAGGTCGTGTCCTACGGCGGCAAGGCGGCCAGCACCTATTTCTCCAGCGATTCGGGCGGCTACACGGCGTCGAGCGCCGAGGTCTGGGGCAATCCGGCCCCGTACCTGATCGCGCAGGCCGATCCCTTCTCGGCGGGGGGACCGCGCGCGCGCTGGCGACTGGAGATTCCTCTGGCGCGCGTACAGGACATCGCCGCGCGCTACGGCGTGCGCGTGGGCGCCCTGAAGTCGGTCGCCGTGACCCGGCAGTCGTCCTCGGGCCGCCCGCAGGAGATCACCTTCGCCGGGGCCAGCGGCAGCGCGAAGGTGAGCGGGGCCGACGCCGGGGGCTTCATCCGCTCGCTGGGGGCGGGCAGCAGCCGCGCGGTCCTCACGGGCCTGAACCCGTTGGTCGTCGAGGGCACCGGGCAGGGGCACGGCGTGGGCCTCTCGCAGTACGGGGCGCTGGGGCTGGCGCGCCAGGGCTACGACCACCTGCACATGCTGGGCTTCTACTACCCCGGCACGGTCCTGAGCGTCCTGGCAGGTACGGGCGCGTCGCCGGTCCAGCCCCGGCTCGCCGCCGCCGGGCCGCTGCCGGGCCTGAGTGCGGCCTCCGAGGTGCTGGCGGCGGCCCCGGCCGTGGCGGCTCCCGCCTGCACACCCGAGCAGGGAGAAGCCCTGCGGGCCGGTGAGGCCCCGCCCGCCCCGGCCTGGGTGAGCGAGTGA
- a CDS encoding ParA family protein — MTRVIAITSEKGGVGKSTLAVHLTGALHGRGLNTLLVDEDDRVGSGLRWAQRALAAGTPLPFGVVGADDVKPKMLAGLDALVLDTEGRPRRKELRQLGGRADLILVPSGVSPLELDATRELLEFLTPELDAKGGRAQLRVVLTRVPPVGRAGEEARDALVRDGAAVCRTLVRQYAAYQRAAEAGTLVRDVRDERAATAWADVQALAEELV, encoded by the coding sequence ATGACGAGGGTCATTGCCATCACGTCGGAAAAGGGGGGCGTGGGCAAGAGCACCCTGGCGGTGCACCTGACCGGCGCCCTGCACGGACGTGGCCTGAACACGCTGCTCGTGGACGAGGACGACCGTGTGGGCAGCGGCCTGCGCTGGGCGCAGCGGGCCCTGGCCGCCGGAACGCCCCTGCCCTTCGGGGTGGTGGGTGCCGACGACGTGAAGCCCAAGATGCTCGCGGGTCTCGACGCCCTGGTGCTGGACACCGAGGGCCGCCCCCGCCGCAAGGAGCTGCGCCAGCTCGGGGGCCGGGCCGACCTGATCCTGGTGCCCAGCGGCGTTTCGCCCCTGGAACTCGACGCGACCCGCGAACTGCTGGAGTTTCTGACCCCCGAATTGGACGCCAAGGGCGGCCGGGCGCAGCTGCGCGTCGTCCTGACCCGCGTGCCCCCGGTGGGCCGCGCGGGCGAGGAAGCGCGCGACGCCCTCGTGCGCGACGGCGCGGCCGTGTGCCGCACGCTGGTGCGCCAGTACGCCGCCTACCAGCGGGCCGCCGAGGCGGGCACGCTCGTGCGCGACGTGCGGGACGAGCGCGCCGCCACCGCCTGGGCCGACGTGCAGGCGCTGGCCGAGGAACTGGTGTAG
- the zapE gene encoding cell division protein ZapE, with the protein MIDLLARNPQVSPEEMSGGLVPSARFGDVRFGNYRPNPAYPSQTQARDDLQAFVQGAGQAQTGGWRLFRRARPEGRGLYLDGGFGVGKTHLLASAYHASAGKRALMSFQDLMYLIGALGMNRAIDTFKGHDLLLIDEFELDDPGNTHMANTFLGGIMPGGTSVVATSNTEPGALGQGRFNAGDFQRQIQGIASRFSPHRVEGPDYRQRGTAPEEPLSAAEYAAWTARQAEGTLATVTQRDLNRHLLDIHPSRFAAMLSGVGALAITDLRPMTDQNMALRFVHFVDKLYDLGIPAAFTGAPLGTLFDETYRHGAYAKKYSRALSRLSELLREARAGT; encoded by the coding sequence ATGATCGACCTGCTGGCCCGCAATCCGCAGGTGTCGCCCGAGGAGATGAGCGGCGGCCTCGTGCCCAGCGCCCGCTTCGGGGACGTGCGTTTCGGCAACTACCGGCCCAACCCCGCGTACCCCAGCCAGACCCAGGCCCGCGACGACCTCCAGGCCTTCGTGCAGGGGGCGGGGCAGGCCCAGACGGGCGGGTGGCGGCTGTTCCGGCGCGCGCGCCCGGAGGGACGGGGCCTGTATCTCGACGGCGGCTTCGGGGTCGGCAAGACGCACCTGCTCGCCAGCGCGTACCACGCCAGCGCAGGCAAGCGCGCCCTGATGAGCTTCCAGGACCTGATGTACCTCATCGGGGCGCTGGGCATGAACCGGGCCATCGACACCTTCAAGGGGCACGACCTGCTGCTCATCGACGAGTTCGAGCTGGACGACCCCGGCAACACCCACATGGCGAACACCTTCCTGGGCGGGATCATGCCGGGCGGGACCAGCGTGGTCGCCACGAGCAACACCGAACCCGGCGCGCTGGGACAGGGCCGTTTCAACGCGGGCGATTTCCAGCGCCAGATCCAGGGGATCGCCAGCCGTTTTTCGCCGCACCGGGTCGAGGGACCGGACTACCGCCAGCGCGGCACCGCCCCCGAGGAACCGCTCTCGGCGGCCGAATACGCCGCCTGGACCGCCCGGCAGGCGGAGGGCACCCTGGCCACCGTGACGCAGCGCGACCTGAACCGGCACCTGCTGGACATCCACCCCAGCCGCTTCGCCGCGATGCTGTCGGGCGTGGGCGCGCTGGCGATCACGGACCTGCGGCCCATGACGGACCAGAACATGGCGCTGCGCTTCGTGCATTTCGTGGACAAGCTCTACGACCTCGGGATTCCGGCGGCCTTCACGGGGGCGCCGCTGGGCACGCTGTTCGACGAGACCTACCGCCACGGGGCCTACGCCAAGAAGTACAGCCGGGCGCTGAGCCGCCTGTCCGAGCTGCTGCGCGAGGCCCGCGCCGGAACCTGA
- a CDS encoding HAMP domain-containing sensor histidine kinase, with protein sequence MPLRSLTPLGLSARLLALLLGGVALTLLLIGGLLFLRVRDFGDAQARQLTSGGLALIARSAQAEDDAQTRLYAAYQDLAATALASGTWGVLVLDAPSADCPDAQGKPSALCYTDTAPHPELPAARAQVARQQGAAQWPLPGGGSTLFLLRISGDLVAGLATPSNVGGRLALGVIGSYALLAAGALALLALLGARLLRLGLRPLRDMAAQARTLGAGDLSVRLPLPPAQDEVSSLAGSLNQMLGRLQGAFARLETEEARTRTFVADASHELRTPLAAMQGSLEILERVALDESDKARETRARLLDNLRRETRRAARLVGDLLLLSKLDAGEPLRREVTDLGELLRAEVARSADLAPQVNFEVQAPPALSAWADRTRVAGALHNLLGNAAAYSPPGAVVRAELRREEGRAVLSVRNPASLPPEFLPRLFDRFARGPQTRQGDGGSGLGLSIVQATARAHGGDTFAAQEGNELRVGFTLPLGDPGETRP encoded by the coding sequence GTGCCCCTCCGGTCCCTGACCCCGCTGGGCCTGAGCGCGCGGCTGCTCGCGCTGCTGCTGGGCGGCGTGGCCCTGACCCTGCTGCTCATCGGGGGGCTGCTGTTCCTGCGGGTACGCGACTTCGGGGACGCGCAGGCCAGGCAGCTCACCTCGGGCGGGCTGGCCCTCATCGCCCGCAGCGCCCAGGCCGAGGACGACGCCCAGACCCGGCTGTACGCGGCCTATCAGGACCTCGCGGCCACGGCGCTCGCCTCGGGCACCTGGGGCGTGCTGGTGCTGGACGCCCCCAGCGCCGACTGCCCCGACGCGCAGGGCAAACCCTCGGCGCTGTGCTACACCGACACCGCTCCGCACCCCGAGCTGCCCGCCGCCCGCGCGCAGGTCGCCCGGCAGCAGGGGGCTGCCCAGTGGCCGCTGCCGGGGGGCGGCAGCACGCTGTTCCTGCTGCGGATTTCCGGCGACCTCGTGGCGGGGCTGGCGACCCCCAGCAACGTCGGGGGCCGCCTCGCCCTGGGGGTCATCGGCAGCTACGCGCTGCTGGCGGCCGGGGCGCTGGCCCTGCTCGCGCTGCTGGGCGCGCGGCTGCTGCGCCTGGGCCTGCGTCCGCTGCGCGACATGGCGGCGCAGGCCCGCACGCTGGGCGCGGGCGACCTGTCGGTGCGGCTGCCGCTGCCCCCGGCCCAGGACGAGGTGTCCTCGCTGGCGGGCAGCCTCAACCAGATGCTCGGGCGGCTCCAGGGGGCCTTCGCGCGGCTGGAGACCGAGGAGGCGCGTACCCGCACCTTCGTCGCGGACGCCTCGCACGAGCTGCGTACCCCGCTCGCGGCGATGCAGGGCAGTCTGGAGATTCTGGAGCGCGTGGCCCTGGACGAGAGCGACAAGGCCCGCGAAACCCGCGCCCGGCTGCTGGACAACCTGCGCCGCGAGACCCGGCGCGCCGCGCGGCTGGTCGGCGACCTGCTGCTGCTGAGCAAGCTTGACGCGGGCGAGCCGCTGCGCCGCGAGGTCACCGACTTGGGCGAGCTGCTGCGCGCCGAGGTGGCCCGCAGCGCCGACCTCGCCCCGCAGGTGAACTTCGAGGTGCAGGCCCCACCGGCCCTGAGCGCCTGGGCCGACCGGACCCGCGTCGCGGGGGCGCTGCACAACCTCCTGGGCAACGCCGCCGCCTACAGCCCGCCGGGCGCGGTGGTGCGCGCCGAACTGCGCCGGGAGGAGGGCCGCGCCGTGCTGAGCGTGCGCAATCCCGCCTCGCTGCCCCCGGAGTTCCTGCCCCGGCTGTTCGACCGTTTCGCGCGCGGGCCGCAGACCCGGCAGGGCGACGGCGGGTCGGGACTGGGCCTGTCCATCGTGCAGGCGACCGCGCGCGCGCACGGCGGCGACACCTTCGCCGCGCAGGAGGGAAACGAGCTGCGGGTGGGCTTCACGCTGCCCCTGGGCGACCCCGGCGAAACGCGGCCCTGA
- a CDS encoding aldo/keto reductase, which yields MRTIKLGTSDLDVPVVAVGCMRIDSLDSAQAQAFVGASVDAGATFFDHADIYGKGRCEEIFADAVQALGLRRDQMLLQSKCGIRQDVQTFDFSKAHILASVDGILKRLKTDYLDVLLLHRPDTLVEPEEVAAAFDELEAAGKVRHFGVSNQHPYQMELLKKYVRQPLVANQLQLGIMHTGMIDSGINVNMTNPPSVDHDGGILDYCRLNDVTIQPWSPFQFGFFEGVFLDNPKFPELNAEIDRVAATHGVSNTTIAIAWLLRHPARMQPVTGTMNIERLRDCAKAAEVTMSREDWYGIYRAAGNKLP from the coding sequence ATGAGAACCATCAAACTCGGCACCAGCGACCTCGACGTTCCGGTGGTGGCGGTCGGCTGCATGCGCATCGACTCGCTCGACAGCGCGCAGGCCCAGGCCTTCGTGGGCGCGTCGGTGGACGCGGGCGCGACCTTCTTCGACCACGCCGACATCTACGGCAAGGGCCGCTGCGAGGAGATCTTCGCGGACGCCGTGCAGGCGCTCGGGCTGCGGCGCGACCAGATGCTGCTCCAGTCCAAGTGCGGCATCCGGCAGGACGTCCAGACCTTCGACTTCAGCAAGGCGCACATCCTGGCGTCGGTGGACGGCATCCTCAAGCGCCTGAAGACCGACTACCTCGACGTGCTGCTGCTGCACCGCCCCGACACGCTGGTCGAGCCGGAGGAAGTGGCGGCGGCCTTCGACGAGCTGGAAGCGGCGGGCAAGGTGCGGCACTTCGGCGTGTCGAACCAGCACCCCTACCAGATGGAGCTGCTGAAGAAGTACGTGCGCCAGCCGCTCGTCGCCAACCAGCTGCAACTCGGGATCATGCACACGGGCATGATCGACAGCGGCATCAACGTGAACATGACCAACCCGCCCTCGGTGGACCACGACGGCGGCATCCTGGACTACTGCCGCCTGAACGACGTGACCATCCAGCCCTGGTCGCCCTTCCAGTTCGGCTTTTTCGAGGGCGTGTTCCTCGACAACCCCAAGTTCCCCGAGCTGAACGCCGAGATCGACCGCGTGGCGGCCACGCACGGCGTGAGCAACACGACCATCGCCATCGCGTGGCTGCTGCGCCACCCTGCCAGGATGCAGCCGGTGACCGGCACCATGAACATCGAGCGCCTGCGCGACTGCGCCAAGGCCGCTGAGGTCACCATGTCGCGCGAGGACTGGTACGGCATCTACCGCGCGGCGGGCAACAAGCTCCCCTGA
- a CDS encoding serine hydrolase domain-containing protein → MFRRDPLRARLAEAAELLDLGHEQRGVLPAVVRAALPRGGVVGVSRGGTRLLVPVGGVSPAGVFELASVTKPFTAALASALVARGALTWDLPLRRLGGPLRGLPAHFTARRLATHTAGVPGHPARAALTALTRYHDPYGHMTGAQALASARRWSREPRPPTFLYSNLGVGVLALALAHAAGEALSAEGYGAALAGHVTGPLGLPRTGLKPAPGELIAPRGLLGGHEPTGFGPLAGAGGLFAPAGDLLTFGEAHLSGAAGDHGQAAEHPRGLPRPRAGAAPGWFTTPPPGPAVPETAWPRWHDGVARGTRTALGFSPASGALVTVLARGGLPLLGARNAAPALALLLLGAAIAPLTAPGG, encoded by the coding sequence ATGTTTCGCCGCGATCCCCTGCGCGCCCGGCTGGCCGAGGCCGCCGAGCTGCTGGACCTGGGGCACGAGCAGCGGGGGGTGCTGCCGGCGGTGGTGCGCGCCGCGCTGCCGAGGGGCGGGGTGGTGGGCGTGTCGCGCGGCGGCACGCGGCTGCTCGTGCCGGTCGGCGGCGTGTCCCCGGCGGGCGTCTTCGAGCTGGCGAGCGTGACCAAGCCGTTCACGGCGGCGCTCGCCTCGGCGCTCGTCGCGCGCGGCGCGCTGACCTGGGACCTGCCCCTGCGCCGCCTGGGGGGACCGCTGCGGGGGCTGCCCGCGCACTTCACGGCGCGGCGGCTCGCCACCCACACCGCCGGGGTGCCGGGCCACCCGGCGCGCGCGGCCCTGACGGCCCTGACCCGCTACCACGATCCCTACGGCCACATGACGGGCGCGCAGGCCCTCGCCAGTGCCCGGCGCTGGAGTCGCGAGCCCCGGCCCCCCACCTTCCTGTACTCGAACCTGGGCGTAGGTGTCCTGGCCCTGGCCCTGGCCCACGCGGCGGGCGAGGCCCTGTCGGCGGAGGGCTACGGCGCAGCGCTCGCCGGGCACGTCACCGGGCCGCTGGGCCTGCCGCGCACCGGCCTGAAGCCCGCACCGGGCGAACTGATCGCGCCGCGCGGCCTGCTGGGAGGTCACGAGCCGACGGGTTTCGGGCCGCTGGCGGGCGCCGGGGGGCTGTTCGCGCCGGCAGGCGACCTCCTGACCTTCGGCGAGGCCCACCTCTCGGGCGCGGCCGGGGACCACGGGCAGGCGGCCGAACATCCGCGTGGCCTGCCCCGGCCGCGTGCCGGAGCCGCGCCGGGCTGGTTCACGACGCCGCCGCCCGGCCCGGCCGTCCCCGAAACCGCGTGGCCCCGCTGGCACGACGGTGTGGCGCGCGGCACCCGCACGGCCCTGGGGTTCTCGCCGGCAAGCGGCGCCCTGGTCACGGTGCTGGCGCGCGGCGGCCTGCCGCTGCTGGGGGCCCGGAACGCGGCCCCGGCCCTCGCCCTGCTGCTGCTGGGCGCGGCGATTGCGCCCCTGACCGCACCGGGCGGCTAG
- a CDS encoding S4 domain-containing protein: protein MKQKLSTLVAQARGGRVVRTPFVDGDEIDRRLLQDDEVHHKFAGGFPDARRVVLTLYPAHIPEVDSGVGVWRVTPAPGGPGWDLQDFAVQLRRLELNEEQLGDIREERGGAFLIAAAGKAAQAIEALTELGGREVEVEEVGETAGKGSKVREVVVPSMRVDVVGAKGFGVSRAYFQQGIDGGKVRLNGQPARSSSEIREGDSLSAEGLGRIDFKRVVNETRRGNFKVELDVHR from the coding sequence ATGAAGCAGAAGCTCTCTACCCTGGTGGCCCAGGCGCGCGGCGGGCGCGTGGTCCGCACGCCCTTCGTGGACGGCGACGAGATCGACCGCCGGCTGCTGCAAGACGACGAGGTCCACCACAAGTTCGCGGGCGGCTTTCCCGACGCCCGGCGCGTGGTCCTGACCCTCTACCCCGCCCACATCCCCGAGGTGGACTCGGGCGTGGGCGTGTGGCGCGTGACCCCGGCGCCCGGCGGCCCCGGCTGGGACCTTCAGGACTTCGCGGTGCAGCTGCGCCGCCTGGAACTCAACGAGGAGCAGCTCGGGGACATTCGCGAGGAGCGCGGCGGGGCCTTCCTGATCGCTGCGGCCGGCAAGGCGGCGCAGGCCATCGAGGCCCTCACCGAACTCGGCGGGCGCGAGGTCGAGGTCGAGGAGGTCGGCGAGACGGCCGGCAAGGGCAGCAAGGTCCGCGAGGTCGTGGTGCCCTCCATGCGGGTGGACGTGGTGGGGGCCAAGGGCTTCGGGGTCAGCCGCGCGTACTTCCAGCAGGGGATCGACGGCGGCAAAGTGCGCCTCAACGGCCAGCCGGCCCGCTCCAGCAGCGAAATCCGCGAGGGCGACAGCCTCAGCGCCGAGGGGCTGGGCCGCATCGACTTCAAGCGGGTCGTGAACGAGACGCGCCGGGGCAACTTCAAGGTGGAGCTGGACGTTCACCGATGA
- a CDS encoding CAP domain-containing protein, translated as MKLRPALSALVAALLACGALAQTGADPAAAVRQELARCGVSAQDTPALALAARDVLRGQELGRALAGQGYRAHDAHGWQLTFGDLAGLRRAVQESCAPWRGLGEYGLSVSGHRLSLIAAVPARVDLTQSRRWLADLLAATNRARFQGQKCGDKLMNAAPPLKWDPRLEAAAARQATDLVRLDFRGHVNPQDGSGPLERAAAYGFRGGVGENLSYGPVTAQEAVQSLLGSPGHCENLMNPAWTLFGGAVNNGTATTLFPTYWVQVFGAP; from the coding sequence ATGAAGCTCCGGCCCGCCCTGTCTGCCCTCGTCGCCGCGCTGCTCGCCTGCGGGGCCCTGGCCCAGACCGGGGCCGATCCCGCCGCCGCTGTCCGGCAGGAACTCGCCCGCTGCGGCGTGAGCGCGCAGGACACGCCCGCGCTGGCCCTGGCTGCCCGCGACGTGCTGCGCGGTCAGGAGCTGGGCCGCGCGCTGGCGGGGCAGGGCTACCGCGCCCACGACGCGCACGGCTGGCAGCTCACCTTCGGGGACCTCGCCGGGCTGCGCCGGGCGGTGCAGGAAAGCTGCGCGCCCTGGCGCGGTCTGGGCGAATACGGCCTGAGCGTCTCGGGCCACCGGCTCTCCCTGATCGCGGCGGTTCCGGCGCGCGTGGACCTGACCCAGAGCCGGCGCTGGCTGGCCGACCTTCTGGCGGCCACCAACCGCGCCCGGTTTCAGGGCCAGAAATGCGGAGACAAGCTCATGAACGCCGCGCCCCCCCTGAAATGGGACCCCCGGCTGGAGGCGGCGGCGGCCCGGCAGGCGACCGACCTCGTGCGGCTGGACTTCCGGGGCCACGTCAACCCCCAGGACGGCAGCGGGCCGCTGGAGCGCGCCGCCGCCTACGGCTTCCGGGGCGGCGTGGGCGAGAACCTGTCCTACGGGCCGGTCACGGCGCAGGAGGCCGTGCAGAGCCTGCTGGGCAGCCCCGGCCACTGCGAGAACCTGATGAACCCCGCCTGGACGCTGTTCGGCGGCGCCGTGAACAACGGCACGGCGACCACCCTGTTTCCGACCTACTGGGTGCAGGTGTTCGGCGCGCCGTAG
- a CDS encoding response regulator transcription factor, with amino-acid sequence MPRVLVVEDDPGIRDYLSLGLGYEGFEVVVATSGGEALDLLAAGPPDALILDLGLPGVGGLEVLRALRRGSRPGQNVPVLILTARDGVEDRIAGLSQGADDYLVKPFHFGELVARLRAVLRRAAPEEGRVLTYADLSLDTELREATRAGQPLELTPRALDLLAAFLRQPERALSKAALLDMVWGAGFLGDDNIVEVYVRQLRRALGDPELIHTVRGAGYALRLR; translated from the coding sequence ATGCCGCGCGTGCTGGTGGTGGAAGACGATCCGGGCATCCGCGATTACCTGAGCCTGGGGCTGGGCTACGAGGGCTTTGAGGTCGTGGTGGCGACCAGCGGCGGCGAGGCGCTGGACCTGCTGGCGGCCGGTCCCCCCGACGCCCTGATCCTGGACCTGGGACTGCCGGGCGTCGGCGGCTTGGAGGTGCTGCGCGCCCTGCGCCGGGGCAGCCGCCCCGGTCAGAACGTGCCGGTCCTGATCCTGACGGCCCGCGACGGCGTCGAGGACCGCATCGCCGGGCTGAGCCAGGGGGCCGACGACTACCTCGTCAAGCCCTTCCACTTCGGGGAACTCGTGGCGCGGCTGCGGGCCGTGCTGCGCCGCGCGGCTCCCGAGGAGGGCCGGGTCCTGACCTACGCCGACCTGAGCCTGGACACCGAACTGCGTGAGGCGACCCGCGCCGGGCAGCCGCTGGAACTCACCCCGCGCGCCCTGGACCTGCTCGCGGCCTTTCTGCGCCAGCCCGAGCGGGCGCTGAGCAAGGCGGCGCTGCTGGACATGGTGTGGGGCGCGGGCTTTCTGGGCGACGACAACATCGTCGAGGTGTACGTGCGCCAGCTGCGCCGGGCGCTGGGCGACCCCGAGCTGATCCATACCGTGCGCGGGGCCGGCTACGCCCTGCGGCTGCGGTAG